In a single window of the Papaver somniferum cultivar HN1 chromosome 8, ASM357369v1, whole genome shotgun sequence genome:
- the LOC113304966 gene encoding uncharacterized protein LOC113304966 yields MGSTNFTIKELSDFHRKNLQKLTDLDTKITKLIQQLDEQSTDSKAFQEKTNNSFEKTSNIFDLLTSQMAELIQASRRKNGDPGILGTPGFTPPGSNQFVHSFGGKTSHARQQRTPNLEFPRFDGENPHGWVQKSGRYFQIHGIEEHQKVSVASIYLEGKADKWFLNFQIGKPFLSWKEISEGVCARFENPVDDNFIGSFNKLCQITTVEEYFEQFEAPKALMLSSNPHLTEQYFVEGFISGLKAEIKNYVLMFYPATLLQGFSLSRMQEQKCTQQAKATKPFQRPFSNSFTHNMTYQTITPQPKPIHTTTTTITSPFTPRSGNTTPKSSPPIPPIKRLTQEQMRARREKGLCYNCDVVYSTGHVCKSQQLFMEQVQQPESSEEAKEEVYEEDVESPVESDMKISLHALTGNVNGDTIRILGTIERHKILILIDTGSTHSFIDCTLVRTLKCQVEQTSPMLVTVDNGDKTISSGVFSQFHWSMQGHNFSEDLRMLPLGGCDMVLGADRLRKQGEVMFNLSKLCISFNYKGNKITLQGSTVKVLLKMISCNAFKKNLSKTSHGIIGKLSSISVCEIPKSIPEPITRLIQEFSDIFDEPKQLPRTRSLFHSIPLKPNSEPVNLRPYKCPYIQKGVVEQLVKEMLNSRVIQNSHSPFASPILLVKKKDNS; encoded by the coding sequence ATGGGTTCCACCAACTTTACTATCAAAGAATTATCTGATTTTCATAGAAAAAATTTACAGAAACTCACTGATCTAGACACTAAAATAACGAAGTTGATTCAACAATTAGATGAACAATCAACAGATTCAAAAGCCTTTCAAGAGAAAACGAATAACAGCTTTGAGAAGACGAGCAACATTTTTGATTTACTAACTAGTCAAATGGCTGAGCTAATTCAAGCTTCTAGACGCAAGAATGGAGATCCAGGAATTTTGGGTACACCTGGATTTACACCACCAGGAAGTAATCAATTTGTCCATAGCTTTGGAGGAAAAACATCTCATGCTAGACAACAACGTACCCCAAATCTTGAATTTCCTAGATTTGATGGGGAGAATCCACATGGGTGGGTTCAAAAGAGCGGAAGGTATTTTCAGATCCACGGTATTGAGGAGCATCAGAAGGTTAGTGTAGCTTCTATCTACCTTGAAGGTAAGGCCGATAAGTGGTTTCTTAACTTTCAAATTGGTAAACCTTTTTTGTCATGGAAAGAGATATCTGAAGGTGTGTGTGCTAGGTTTGAGAATCCTGTAGATGATAACTTTATTGGAAGTTTTAATAAATTGTGTCAAATCACTACTGTAGAAGAGTATTTTGAACAATTTGAAGCTCCCAAGGCTCTTATGTTGAGTAGTAACCCTCATTTGACTGAACAGTACTTTGTGGAGGGTTTTATCAGTGGATTAAAAGCTGAAATCAAAAATTATGTACTTATGTTTTATCCTGCTACCCTGTTACAAGGCTTTTCACTATCTAGAATGCAAGAACAGAAATGTACACAACAAGCTAAAGCCACAAAACCATTCCAAAGACCTTTTAGCAACTCATTTacgcacaacatgacatatcaaACTATTACTCCTCAACCCAAACCAATTcataccactactactacaattaCTTCTCCTTTCACACCCAGATCTGGTAATACAACTCCTAAGTCCAGTCCCCCAATACCACCCATAAAAAGATTGACTCAGGAGCAAATGAGGGCCAGAAGAGAGAAGGGTTTGTGTTACAATTGTGATGTTGTGTATTCTACAGGCCATGTTTGCAAGAGCCAACAATTATTCATGGAGCAAGTACAACAACCAGAGTCTTCTGAAGAAGCAAAGGAAGAAGTTTATGAAGAAGATGTGGAATCCCCAGTGGAATCTGATATGAAAATATCCCTTCATGCTCTTACTGGAAATGTGAATGGAGATACCATTAGGATACTAGGAACTATTGAGAGGCACAAAATTTTAATTCTCATTGACACTGGTAGCACCCATAGTTTCATTGATTGTACATTAGTCAGAACCTTAAAATGTCAAGTGGAACAAACATCTCCCATGTTGGTTACTGTGGATAATGGAGATAAAACTATCAGTAGTGGGGTTTTCTCTCAGTTTCATTGGTCAATGCAAGGTCACAATTTCTCTGAAGACTTAAGGATGCTACCTTTAGGAGGGTGTGATATGGTTCTTGGTGCTGACCGGCTGAGGAAGCAAGGTGAGGTCATGTTTAATCTCTCTAAACTATGCATTTCATTCAATTACAAGGGAAATAAGATTACTCTGCAAGGCTCCACTGTGAAGGTGTTACTCAAGATGATTAGTTGCAAtgcttttaaaaaaaatttatccaaGACTTCCCATGGGATTATAGGGAAACTATCCTCAATATCAGTCTGTGAAATTCCAAAATCAATTCCAGAACCAATTACACGGCTCATTCAAGAATTCTCAGATATATTTGATGAGCCAAAACAATTACCTCGAACTAGGAGTTTGTTTCACTCAATTCCGCTTAAACCAAACTCAGAGCCTGTTAACCTTAGACCATATAAATGCCCCTACATACAAAAAGGAGTTGTTGAACAATTGGTCAAGGAGATGCTGAATTCTAGGGTCATACAAAACAGTCACAGTCCATTTGCCTCCCCAATATTATTGGTCAAGAAGAAGGACAATTCATGA